Genomic window (Rhododendron vialii isolate Sample 1 chromosome 4a, ASM3025357v1):
TCGCGGATCCGCGGTAAGATTCTAAGTTGAATTGCATTTCTATTGGCGTGAGCTTGATATGACAAGCAACAAGTCCTTATGAATAGTGATGCTAGATGTGATGAATACGATAAGGACAATGTAACATAGTAATACATCGTCAAATTTTGAGGATTTAGGAACAGATGTATGTATTGGCAGAGGGTGGTTGTAACGGGTGATGTCATCCTAAGAGAGCATCTTTTCATATGCCCGGGGCCTTTGCTTCAAATGGTTCTTTCTCCTCATCTTTTCGGGAAAAACTAATATTCATTGTTAATGCCATTGTGTTTTAAAGAGCATCCTGACGTCCTATTCTGTTTATCTCCAAGAACTCTCCCTACCTCAAGAAATGACATTCCAAGGTGCATTTTCCAAATATCAGGATATAACCACAATGGTCCGTTGGCGAAATCGTCAGACAACTCTAAGGTTTGATATATCATGACTACGACAAGAAAATGTACTAACGAAACACAGACATGAAACACTCTATTTGGTGTTGTATCCTCAAGAAATATAAGTTTGATTGTACAGTAAGATTCTTTTCCCTCTTTAGGGATGTTATTGAGGAACAAAGTTATCGTTTCATACAAATTCCAGAGTGTTCAGTAATTAGCATTTTTATCATGTGATAACCCGTAGAGGTCATGGTATATGGTAGATTACAACACTACCCACTACCAATTAATTTGCTACCTCCACCACACATAAGAATCCCAGGCAAAATTTTGTAGACTCCATGATCTTATCTTTGCACCTCAACGTAATCATAAAACACTTGGAAGTCTATTCATCTCATATTACATGTAAATCAAGTGTTATAGTAGCTGCACATTCATGAATTTCAGGAAAAGACAAGACAAGTCCAGTACCTAACAAATTTGAACTTGTAATTCGCAAACACTAATTTAACAAACAATGCAAGAACATGCAGCTCAACTAAAACACAAAGAACAAACAAATATGTGAGCCAGCAGATCAAGAATAGGCACAAGAAGAGAAGAGGAGACTGGACTTACAGGCGGATCAACTAGAGAGGAAGGCAATCTAAGAGGCAAACCATATGGTTAAAGCAATAACGGTGACACGCTAAGACGAAGACAGCCCCCAGCTGAGTAGATACTCGTATTTTTGTGTAGTGAACAGACTCACGATCCTCGCCCTCACCCATCCAAAGCAGACAGAAGAGATCTCCAGCCAAATGCACCAAAATTAGCCTCATCTCAAAAGGGTTATGATTGCTTGCATTTATAAGCGAGCGGATCTTAGAATCTTCAATGGGCAATGAGACCAAAGCTTTCTGGAGTAAATCATAGACACATACATTTGGACCAGAGATCCAATAGAGGGTTGTACCTACCACAACTGGGGTGGTCATAAAGAGGGCATAGTACTCATTAATACCGTTCAAGCATTCCCATGACATTTCAGTCACATTATATAAGCACATAGCATAAGCACATTTTGAAAGTACCAAAATCTTGCCTGATAAATCGCCACCAAGAGCTGCAGCAAATAAGTGTTTATATCCAAGAATAGATGGAGGATCGGGGAGAGCATTCCATTCAGCATTGCCCTCTCCTACCAATCTTGTATCTAGAAACTCTCCCCACACACTAGGAACGTAATGGCAAGCGCCACCGCCATTGAAACCAAAGACATATAGGTTTCCATTGAGACCTACAACCGCGGCACAAGATCTGGCACATATAGTGCGAGGACCTGCCTT
Coding sequences:
- the LOC131322796 gene encoding uncharacterized protein LOC131322796 isoform X1, whose amino-acid sequence is MEEPGRLTRKRKKEGVIVKCETSLEYPAYEKTFCLCVAEEKDPNNPREWYMLKISNKKDKEEEAEEKEAKKVSKITDAELRAAYLTFHHDDCHQGELDRVPMLAPVVKLKLGKSFRIYGASCASIGSIVYGIGGYCGKDKYSRNVRYFDSSRPEEGLKAGPRTICARSCAAVVGLNGNLYVFGFNGGGACHYVPSVWGEFLDTRLVGEGNAEWNALPDPPSILGYKHLFAAALGGDLSGKILVLSKCAYAMCLYNVTEMSWECLNGINEYYALFMTTPVVVGTTLYWISGPNVCVYDLLQKALVSLPIEDSKIRSLINASNHNPFEMRLILVHLAGDLFCLLWMGEGEDRESVHYTKIRVSTQLGAVFVLACHRYCFNHMVCLLDCLPL